The Kordia sp. SMS9 genome window below encodes:
- the gldK gene encoding gliding motility lipoprotein GldK, whose amino-acid sequence MKKIVVLTAVLAFLYSCGSKDRGELVGVKGKKWHPEKPYGMTLVPGGSFIMGKSDDDIAQTKNAPTKTVTVPSFYMDETEITNSEYREFVYWVRDSVIRTKLAILADEEDKTDPNEDGIAKYAFKDADTTDQTAWQKYYNDNYAGMGPTGYEGRRLNQDVDLIWDFSEIPDEFYAEVMDSIYIPEEQAYNGQRTIDWTKVRFQYTWMDIQSAAKNKGMDRTKFIKRENLEIYPDTTVWIRDFEYSYNEPMHNDYFWHDAYNDYPVVGVTWKQAKAFCEWRTLKKNIYRKERKRHMINKFRLPSEAEWEYAARGGLEGATYPWGGPYTMNDRGCFLANFKPLRGNYAADQALYTVEADAFEPNDFNLYNMAGNVAEWTASSYDPSSYEYMSTMSPNVNDTLNKRKVIRGGSWKDVEYFLQVSTRDFEYKDSARSYIGFRTVQSYMGTDVIGTVKN is encoded by the coding sequence ATGAAAAAGATTGTTGTATTAACAGCCGTTTTAGCATTTCTTTATAGCTGTGGTTCTAAAGACAGAGGTGAGCTAGTTGGTGTCAAAGGTAAAAAATGGCATCCTGAAAAACCGTATGGTATGACGCTAGTTCCGGGTGGTTCCTTTATCATGGGTAAGTCAGATGATGACATTGCTCAGACTAAAAACGCACCTACTAAAACTGTAACAGTTCCATCATTCTATATGGATGAAACTGAAATTACAAATAGTGAATATAGAGAATTTGTATACTGGGTTCGTGACTCTGTCATCAGAACGAAACTGGCAATCTTAGCGGATGAAGAAGATAAAACTGATCCGAACGAAGATGGAATTGCAAAATATGCATTCAAAGATGCGGATACTACTGACCAAACTGCTTGGCAAAAATATTATAATGATAATTATGCCGGAATGGGACCAACTGGGTATGAAGGCAGACGTTTAAATCAAGATGTGGATTTAATTTGGGATTTCTCTGAAATTCCAGATGAGTTTTATGCTGAGGTAATGGACTCTATTTATATTCCTGAAGAACAAGCGTATAACGGACAACGTACTATAGATTGGACTAAAGTAAGATTTCAATACACTTGGATGGACATTCAAAGTGCTGCCAAGAACAAAGGAATGGATCGTACTAAATTCATCAAAAGAGAAAACTTAGAAATCTATCCTGATACTACTGTTTGGATTAGAGACTTCGAATACTCATACAACGAACCAATGCACAATGACTATTTTTGGCATGATGCTTACAATGACTATCCAGTTGTAGGTGTAACATGGAAACAAGCAAAAGCATTTTGTGAGTGGAGAACGTTGAAGAAAAATATCTACAGAAAAGAAAGAAAGCGTCACATGATCAACAAATTCAGATTACCATCTGAAGCAGAGTGGGAATACGCAGCTAGAGGCGGACTTGAAGGAGCAACATATCCTTGGGGTGGACCTTATACAATGAACGATAGAGGTTGTTTCTTAGCCAACTTCAAACCTTTACGTGGAAACTATGCGGCAGATCAAGCGTTATATACCGTAGAAGCTGATGCATTTGAACCAAACGACTTTAACTTGTACAATATGGCAGGAAACGTAGCTGAGTGGACAGCATCGTCTTACGATCCGAGTTCTTATGAGTACATGTCTACAATGAGTCCAAACGTAAATGACACTTTAAACAAACGAAAAGTAATTCGTGGAGGTTCTTGGAAAGATGTTGAATATTTCTTGCAAGTAAGTACAAGGGATTTTGAATACAAAGATTCAGCAAGAAGCTACATTGGTTTCAGAACGGTACAAAGTTACATGGGAACAGATGTTATCGGAACAGTAAAAAATTAA
- a CDS encoding formimidoylglutamase — MEFEFLSPVNDLLMAHNELLPKQALGNHIDIHTSKHGIPESVAEAKFIIIAVLENRSDINYLGENLDLLEIRKALYSLYPGNWNHKIVDLGNLQKGASVDDTYAALKTIMEPLLKKNSIPIILGGSQDLMYAMYRAYDNLEQTVNIVNVDSKFDFGAITESVSNHSYMGKIITEAPHNLFNYSNIGYQTYFNAQEEIDLMQKLFFDAYRLGQVSNDISIVEPITRDADIVGIDLSAVKASEMSGNQSTSPNGLDGKEICAISRYAGISDKVSSFGIFEYKNSKDEEITAMLAAQMIWYFIEGVNYRVKDYPFTSKDQYLKYIVPNDTEEMIFYKSNKTERWWIEIPFISSLNNKLKRHTLLPCTHQDYLNACNQIVPERWWMAYKKSIN; from the coding sequence AAACCATATAGACATTCACACGTCCAAACATGGAATCCCTGAATCGGTGGCGGAAGCAAAATTTATCATCATTGCCGTCTTAGAAAATCGAAGCGACATCAATTACTTAGGTGAAAACTTAGATTTGCTAGAAATTCGAAAAGCACTGTACAGTTTATATCCAGGCAACTGGAATCACAAAATAGTAGATTTAGGCAATCTTCAAAAAGGAGCATCGGTGGATGATACATATGCAGCGTTGAAAACCATCATGGAGCCCTTGCTCAAAAAAAACAGCATTCCTATTATATTAGGGGGAAGTCAAGATTTAATGTACGCCATGTATCGAGCGTATGACAATTTGGAGCAAACGGTCAACATTGTCAATGTAGACAGTAAATTTGATTTTGGTGCGATTACAGAATCGGTCAGTAATCATTCCTACATGGGAAAAATAATTACCGAAGCACCACACAACCTATTTAATTACAGTAACATTGGGTATCAAACCTATTTCAATGCACAAGAAGAAATAGACTTAATGCAAAAACTCTTTTTTGATGCGTATCGTTTAGGGCAAGTGTCAAACGACATAAGCATTGTAGAACCTATTACGCGTGATGCCGATATTGTCGGAATAGATTTATCTGCGGTAAAAGCTTCTGAAATGAGCGGAAACCAAAGTACATCACCTAATGGTTTGGATGGAAAAGAAATCTGTGCTATTAGTCGTTACGCAGGAATTAGTGATAAAGTATCTTCTTTTGGTATCTTTGAATATAAAAACTCAAAAGACGAAGAAATTACAGCGATGTTAGCGGCACAAATGATTTGGTACTTCATTGAAGGAGTCAATTATCGTGTTAAAGATTATCCTTTTACCTCAAAAGATCAGTATTTAAAGTATATTGTGCCCAATGATACAGAAGAAATGATTTTTTACAAAAGCAATAAAACAGAAAGATGGTGGATAGAAATACCATTTATTTCAAGTTTGAATAATAAATTAAAAAGACATACGTTATTACCTTGCACACACCAAGATTATTTGAATGCTTGCAATCAAATTGTCCCTGAAAGATGGTGGATGGCGTATAAAAAGAGTATAAATTAA